A genomic stretch from Malus domestica chromosome 15, GDT2T_hap1 includes:
- the LOC139191941 gene encoding uncharacterized protein, translated as MVAVCNHDSYFMQKNDAFGAMGLIPQQKINAVLRMLAYGASADQVDEITRMGKSTILESLMRFCEAIESIYAAEYLRKPTDMDLQRLLKKGKMQGFPGMIGSIDCIH; from the coding sequence atggttgctgtttgcaaccatgattcttactttatgcaaaagaatgatgcttTTGGTGCTATGGGTCTTATTCCTCAGCAAAAAATTAATGCTGTcttgcgaatgcttgcatatggagcatctgcagaccaagtggatgagataacaaggatggggaaatcaaccattcttgagtccctgatgaggttttgcgaagcaatcgaatctatctacgCAGCAGAGTACCTCCGGAAACCTACTGacatggacttgcaaaggcttctgaagaagggcaAGATGcaaggttttcctgggatgattggaagcatcgattgTATACACTGa
- the LOC139191942 gene encoding uncharacterized protein — protein sequence MAKFEADKAREEAKGAAVERAFQANERERELLRQEREHVREERMAQRDRDIMNTPLEGKSPNSKYFWKSEKAEVVRMRRAREARARGDGPSTTSEDHPSTTIG from the coding sequence atggcgaaatttgaggctgataaggctagagaggaGGCAAAAGGTGCAGCTGTTGAGAGAGCatttcaagctaatgagagagaaagagagctacttaggcaagaaagggaacatgttagagaagaaagaatggctcaacgagatcgtgacattatgaacacgcctttagaagggaagtctccaaattctaaatatttttggaagtcagAGAAAGCGGAAGTGGTGCGaatgaggcgtgcaagagaagcgagagcaagaggagatggtcctagcacgacaagtgaagatcatcctagcaccacaattggttaa
- the LOC103424490 gene encoding uncharacterized protein, whose amino-acid sequence MADSAQNESPTTPKRQVVRRKLVQTTLFPLKPQQQLEVNGDLKAVRGNAGDDEYGDDEDFCGSQSKTKRKSKGKKTPPIKAPKKDGKRSTNSTPKKKINGTEVESEDAPRVVTDLRLEARLKAEETSRIFSGMFSGKQIHPFFSICKAGKRKREATEVDGDLSYVGRKDKEITSGPIHVFERTQDDAVFLDWRNWTFCEDTFMKSGPDMECTSSSIFEGSVECLNFEKLPIVFRPCKLSTFQNVVSLDQHCIQQEFAHDISPTVPGFLVDEQLMHYQQSKEVEDNEMLKVDLLSQHTTYIKKSDIEQQKILEERLMSNYSSCGNQPTNSLWTYKYRPMKAIDVCGNHESVNFLSEWLRLWYERDFRANRDLTRCSQSGSDLESEDEEASMKKNNVLLVTGPTGSGKSAAIYACAQEQGFKVLELSASECRNGALVKQRFGEALKSRNFRRSVANPEGSQNKSIVKSLFVDANGMTDLEMADDVIELIAVSDEDSHEATETSVKSVSKEDYSEVKHLILFDDVDIIFLEDRGFIAAIQQIAKTAKGPIILTSNSDNPVLPDSFDRLQVRFTLPSQKELHSLAYMVSASERANIQPLLLERLIECCRGDIRKIFMHLQFWCQGGSFRKDTKMREWYGSLLFDVEAGHLMLPNMLPWDLPSQLSDVVEKEITKALYMMEESPRSMDVIEENLHEIEVQYSMDMPCNGMESLEAKKVEMLSRNGSVHDCYHYTAQTDTASEFSNDLGTPFSSCQRHVRNMQAVVMSDSEDEFMTNGYPIVTDNANDEVLGINPLSEELLIFGAANIDGPCECSELADEVHISETCNSVDISCVPESSFVPETEIDNMPELSSQTVSSDHFANAIKRVSLDDELHGGASNLNKLTFVQGNSDKWGSGCATIAEYSHKEFENQKEHAETVARAYQLMDECSHMDFNEGSRFIQGQKSSAVTDLVQDSWDKLRGSRIDLRQYIAFEQPNASQIVMLADRMSNLISETDMLFSKCQSLTNDSFELSMIPLEESDAYSWCDERLLLASTIAQHGFCFYAKRISSVGSKEGSVGRVDLAGEMLANTASTMAFSKLIGKGMRASKDSSAERNSETFLPNATSEIQSRVFDVIQSIVPSRTYSNLRGGAHHEYLSSLLHISRSEASRLSEGAEKTTRSRRRRVAPHYLSSGALMLSPEHISLLDQYGSYGKTSSH is encoded by the exons ATGGCCGATTCAGCTCAGAACGAGTCGCCGACGACGCCTAAACGGCAAGTCGTTCGCCGGAAACTGGTCCAGACCACATTGTTCCCTCTCAAACCCCAGCAACAGCTCGAGGTAAACGGCGATCTGAAGGCCGTGAGAGGTAATGCTGGTGACGACGAATACGGCGACGACGAGGACTTCTGTGGGAGTCAAAGTAAAACGAAGAGGAAGTCAAAGGGAAAGAAGACGCCTCCCATTAAAGCCCCGAAGAAG GACGGTAAGCGATCCACGAATAGTACACCGAAGAAGAAGATTAATGGAACTGAAGTGGAGAGTGAAGATGCGCCTCGAGTCGTCACCGATTTGAGGCTAGAGGCTAGATTGAAAGCTGAG GAAACATCACGGATATTTTCAGGAATGTTTTCTGGAAAGCAAATACAtccatttttttcaatttgtaaaGCTGGAAAAAGAAAGCGAGAGGCAACTGAAGTTGATGGCGATTTGAGCTACGTTGGGAGGAAGGATAAAGAGATCACTAGTGGTCCGATTCATGTGTTTGAAAGGACTCAG GATGATGCTGTGTTCCTTGATTGGAGAAACTGGACATTTTGTGAGGACACGTTTATGAAAAGTGGTCCAGACATGGAATGCACGTCCTCATCAATTTTTGAAGGCTCTGTAGAGTGCTTAAATTTTGAGAAGCTTCCCATTGTTTTCCGACCCTGCAAATTATCGACTTTTCAGAATGTGGTATCCTTAGATCAGCATTGTATTCAACAAGAATTCGCTCATGATATATCACCAACAGTCCCTGGCTTCTTAGTCGATGAGCAATTGATGCACTATCAGCAGTCAAAGGAAGTAGAG GATAATGAGATGCTTAAGGTTGATTTGCTTTCTCAGCATACCACTTATATAAAGAAGTCAGATATTGAGCAGCAGAAAATTCTCGAGGAAAG GTTGATGTCAAACTATTCCAGTTGTGGTAATCAGCCCACAAATAGCTTATGGACATATAAGTACCGGCCAATGAAGGCTATTGAT GTATGTGGTAACCATGAATCTGTGAATTTTTTGAGTGAGTGGCTTCGTCTATGGTATGAAAGAGATTTTCGAGCCAACAGAGATCTCACTAGGTGTTCTCAAAGTGGCTCTGATTTagaaagtgaagatgaagaggcAAGCATGAAGAAGAATAATGTTCTCTTAGTTACAGGGCCAACTGGG AGTGGAAAATCTGCAGCTATTTATGCTTGTGCCCAAGAGCAAGGTTTTAAGGTTTTGGAG CTCAGTGCATCAGAATGTCGGAATGGGGCTCTTGTAAAACAGAGGTTTGGAGAGGCTTTGAAATCTCGCAATTTTAGAAG ATCAGTGGCAAATCCTGAGGGTTCACAGAACAAGTCTATAGTGAAATCCCTGTTTGTCGATGCAAATGGTATGACAGACCTTGAGATGGCTGATGATGTTATTGAATTGATAGCCGTATCAGATGAAGATTCTCATGAGGCAACTGAAACCTCTGTAAAATCCGTCTCTAAGGAGGATTATAGCGAAGTTAAACATCTTATACTTTTTGACGATGTGGACATCATTTTTCTTGAAGATCGTGGTTTCATTGCAGCAATTCAGCAGATAGCTAAAACAGCCAAGGGGCCCATAATACTGACCAGCAATA GTGACAATCCTGTCCTGCCAGACAGTTTTGATAGATTACAAGTGCGTTTCACGTTGCCATCACAAAAGGAGCTGCATTCTCTTGCATATATG GTTTCTGCTTCGGAGAGAGCCAACATACAACCTTTGCTTCTTGAGCGACTTATTGAGTGTTGTCGGGGAGATATTCGGAAGATCTTTATGCATCTTCAGTTCTGGTGTCAGGGTGGAAGTTTTAGAAAAG ATACCAAAATGCGAGAGTGGTATGGTTCCCTGCTATTTGATGTTGAGGCTGGCCATCTGATGCTGCCAAATATGTTACCCTGGGATTTACCTTCTCAGTTATCTGATGTAGTAGAGAAAGAGATAACAAAGGCATTATACATGATGGAAGAAAGTCCAAGATCAATGGACGTAATTGAAGAAAATCTTCACGAGATAGAAGTGCAATACAGTATGGACATGCCTTGTAATGGAATGGAAAGTTTAGAGGCCAAGAAGGTAGAAATGCTGAGCAGGAATGGCTCTGTTCATGACTGCTATCACTATACAGCTCAAACTGATACTGCTTCTGAGTTTTCCAACGATTTAGGTACCCCATTTTCCTCGTGTCAGCGTCATGTTCGGAATATGCAAGCTGTTGTAATGTCTGATTCTGAAGATGAGTTTATGACCAATGGATATCCTATAGTTACAGATAACGCTAACGATGAAGTCCTTGGTATTAACCCATTATCTGAGGAGCTACTTATTTTTGGAGCGGCTAATATAGATGGACCTTGTGAATGTTCAGAACTTGCAGACGAGGTGCACATAAGCGAGACTTGCAACTCAGTTGATATATCATGTGTCCCGGAATCGTCTTTTGTTCCTGAAACTGAAATTGACAATATGCCAGAATTATCTTCTCAAACAGTGTCTTCTGACCATTTTGCCAACGCCATTAAAAGAGTATCTTTAGACGATGAATTACATGGTGGAGCCAGCAATCTTAATAAACTAACCTTCGTACAAGGTAACTCTGATAAGTGGGGAAGTGGCTGTGCTACAATTGCAGAGTATTCTCACAAGGAGTTTGAGAATCAAAAGGAACATGCGGAGACTGTTGCAAGGGCTTATCAGTTGATGGATGAGTGTAGCCACATGGATTTTAATGAGGGCTCGCGGTTTATACAGGGGCAAAAGTCCTCAGCGGTGACAGATTTAGTACAAGATTCATGGGACAAACTTCGTGGCTCCCGCATTGATCTTAGACAGTATATTGCATTCGAACAACCCAATGCCTCTCAGATTGTCATGCTTGCTGATCGAATGAGCAATTTGATCTCAGAAACTGACATGTTGTTTTCTAAATGCCAATCATTGACAAAT GATTCTTTCGAACTATCAATGATCCCCTTGGAGGAGTCAGATGCATACAGCTGGTGTGATGAGCGATTATTGTTGGCGTCTACAATTGCACAGCATGGGTTTTGCTTCTATGCAAAACGCATTTCTTCTGTAGGATCAAAAGAAGGTAGTGTAGGGAGGGTGGATTTGGCTGGGGAAATGCTGGCTAACACAGCCAGTACGATGGCATTCAGTAAGTTAATTGGGAAGGGTATGAGAGCAAGTAAGGATTCATCTGCCGAAAGAAATTCAGAGACGTTCCTGCCAAATGCGACAAG TGAAATCCAATCACGTGTATTTGATGTAATTCAGTCAATTGTACCTTCAAGAACGTACTCAAATTTGAGAGGTGGTGCACACCATGAGTATCTTTCTTCTCTGCTCCACATTTCAAGATCAGAAGCTTCTCGGTTATCAGAAGGAGCTGAGAAGACCACCAGAAGTAGGAG GAGGAGGGTTGCTCCGCACTACTTAAGTAGTGGTGCACTGATGTTATCTCCTGAACATATATCGTTGCTGGATCAGTATGGCTCATACGGGAAAACCTCTTCACACTGA